In Microbacterium lushaniae, the following are encoded in one genomic region:
- a CDS encoding serine/threonine-protein kinase, translated as MTDLAHSPAAPAPGRVLGGRYRLEALIGRGGYASVYRAIDEHLERAVAVKVFTASTADGTDRARVASETRVLASLTHPSLVTLFDARLDEDPSYFVMELIDGPTLSERIADAPLDPVTAASVAADLAEALHVIHARGIVHRDVKPSNVLLRPAPMPSQPPRATLADFGIAYLIDSARVTATGTLIGTAAYLSPEQARGETPTAAADVYALGLVLLESLTGRRAYAQATPHEALVARLVRSPEVPAALPHGWRVLLSAMTAMDPAHRPDAHAIQRAAVRLKTEESGGWDPTAVTIPAPRAEAGPHDVTDRTAVLPADETSDVPLPARSSRRRAMWLIAAAVLVVAGLVAAVLAATVWGGPPAPDPTLPALPEPLGEHMRQLLDQVSP; from the coding sequence GTGACGGATCTCGCGCACTCCCCCGCTGCCCCGGCGCCCGGGCGCGTGCTCGGCGGCCGCTACCGCCTCGAGGCGCTGATCGGGCGGGGCGGGTACGCGAGCGTGTACCGCGCGATCGACGAACACCTCGAGCGGGCCGTGGCCGTCAAGGTTTTCACCGCGAGCACCGCCGATGGCACCGACCGCGCCCGCGTGGCGTCAGAGACGCGCGTGCTCGCCTCGCTCACGCATCCATCACTCGTGACGCTCTTCGATGCGCGGCTCGACGAGGATCCGTCGTACTTCGTGATGGAACTCATCGACGGCCCCACACTGAGCGAGCGGATCGCCGACGCACCGCTGGACCCCGTCACCGCCGCATCCGTCGCCGCCGACCTGGCCGAGGCGCTGCACGTCATCCACGCGCGCGGCATCGTACACCGCGACGTCAAACCGTCCAACGTCCTGCTGCGCCCCGCCCCGATGCCGTCCCAGCCGCCGCGCGCGACGCTCGCCGACTTCGGGATCGCCTACCTCATCGACTCCGCGCGGGTCACCGCGACCGGAACGCTCATCGGCACAGCGGCGTATCTCAGCCCCGAGCAGGCCCGCGGCGAGACGCCCACGGCGGCCGCCGACGTGTACGCGCTCGGCCTCGTGCTGCTCGAATCCCTCACCGGGCGACGCGCATACGCGCAGGCCACGCCCCACGAAGCGCTCGTCGCACGACTCGTGCGCTCCCCCGAGGTTCCGGCCGCACTCCCCCACGGATGGCGCGTCCTCCTGTCCGCCATGACGGCGATGGATCCGGCCCACCGGCCCGACGCGCACGCGATCCAGCGTGCCGCCGTGCGCTTGAAGACCGAGGAGAGCGGAGGCTGGGATCCGACGGCGGTGACCATTCCCGCGCCCCGAGCCGAGGCCGGTCCGCATGACGTCACCGACCGGACGGCGGTGCTGCCCGCTGACGAGACATCGGATGTCCCGCTCCCCGCACGCTCGTCGCGCCGACGCGCCATGTGGCTCATCGCCGCCGCCGTCCTCGTCGTCGCCGGGCTCGTCGCGGCGGTGCTCGCTGCGACCGTGTGGGGAGGCCCCCCCGCACCGGACCCAACGCTCCCCGCGTTGCCCGAGCCCCTCGGTGAGCACATGCGTCAGCTCCTGGATCAGGTGTCGCCATGA
- a CDS encoding S9 family peptidase, with translation MRADDIEALVSLGRPALARDGSFAVVASSRPDIAANRNVGQLWRIDLPDGDPRRLTRGTADAAPEITRDGTRVGFLRADTKNRPQVFVVASGGGEPVQATDAPSGVEAFAWSPDGTSLAYTARIAEDGRYGTVEGLDATAEAPRRITAIRWNANGLGYLADRPAQLFVVDAPDVDAEPFYEPAPRVLAEGEDAPVKPVVASEAVALTEGPVSWGAPTWTADGRELLVVPDVLEQDAPDLRRPVVAVTVHDRSTREVVGTTANLDVNDVAVADDGTVFLLANDVGPRGLDFVAPGVALWIVEGSGPRILTDPETIDLGEVGSQATPIGSDVLVQDRTRGRVRLLRVTRDGGVTEVLGGDVEVAGVAAAGERIVASVSTPESLGELVLIDGAGSPRVITDFGAALERAGLVAPRELEVPARDGYRVHGWIATPEGEGPFPVLLQIHGGPYATYGVHAFDETQVLVDAGYAVVYCNPRGSAGYGRAHGRAIRGAMGTIDYTDIMDFLDGALAADERLDAGRVGVMGGSYGGYMTAWIIAHESRFAGAIVERGFLDPVSFQGTSDIGAFFGDEYVGTDPDAMRAQSPMAVVDRVSTPTLVIHSELDFRCPLEQATRYYSALKRQGTETEMLIFPGENHELTRGGQPRHRVERFTAILEWWRRHLPVSA, from the coding sequence ATGCGCGCCGACGACATCGAGGCCCTCGTCTCCCTCGGACGCCCCGCGCTGGCCCGCGACGGCTCCTTCGCGGTGGTGGCCTCCTCACGTCCCGACATCGCAGCCAACCGCAACGTCGGTCAGCTGTGGCGCATCGATCTGCCCGACGGAGATCCCCGGCGGCTCACGCGTGGCACGGCGGATGCGGCGCCCGAGATCACGCGTGACGGCACGCGGGTGGGCTTCCTGCGCGCAGACACGAAGAATCGCCCGCAGGTGTTCGTCGTGGCATCCGGGGGAGGGGAGCCGGTGCAGGCCACCGACGCTCCCTCCGGGGTCGAGGCGTTCGCGTGGTCGCCCGACGGCACGAGCTTGGCCTACACCGCCCGCATCGCCGAGGACGGCCGTTACGGCACCGTGGAGGGGCTGGATGCGACGGCGGAGGCGCCGCGGCGCATCACGGCCATCCGGTGGAACGCCAACGGCCTGGGCTACCTCGCCGATCGCCCCGCGCAGCTGTTCGTCGTGGACGCGCCCGACGTCGATGCGGAGCCCTTCTACGAGCCGGCCCCGCGCGTGCTCGCGGAGGGCGAGGACGCGCCGGTCAAGCCGGTCGTGGCGTCCGAGGCGGTCGCCCTGACGGAGGGCCCGGTCAGCTGGGGCGCACCGACCTGGACCGCCGACGGGCGCGAGCTCCTCGTGGTCCCCGACGTGCTCGAGCAGGATGCTCCCGACCTGCGGCGACCGGTCGTGGCCGTCACCGTCCACGACCGTTCGACGCGCGAGGTGGTCGGCACGACCGCGAATCTCGATGTGAACGATGTCGCCGTCGCCGACGACGGCACCGTGTTCCTCCTCGCCAACGATGTCGGCCCCCGCGGGCTGGACTTCGTCGCGCCGGGTGTGGCGCTGTGGATCGTGGAGGGGAGCGGCCCCCGCATCCTCACCGATCCCGAGACGATCGACCTCGGTGAGGTCGGCAGCCAGGCGACGCCGATCGGATCCGACGTCCTCGTCCAGGACCGCACGCGCGGCCGCGTGCGCCTGCTGCGCGTCACCCGCGACGGCGGCGTCACGGAGGTTCTCGGGGGCGACGTGGAAGTGGCGGGGGTCGCTGCGGCGGGGGAGCGGATCGTCGCCTCGGTGAGCACGCCGGAATCTCTGGGCGAGCTCGTGCTGATCGATGGCGCAGGATCGCCGCGCGTGATCACCGACTTCGGTGCCGCCCTTGAACGTGCGGGGCTCGTCGCGCCGCGCGAACTCGAGGTGCCGGCGCGCGACGGTTACCGGGTGCACGGATGGATCGCCACCCCGGAGGGGGAGGGCCCCTTCCCGGTGCTGCTCCAGATCCACGGCGGGCCCTACGCCACGTACGGCGTGCACGCATTCGATGAGACGCAGGTGCTCGTAGACGCCGGCTACGCGGTCGTGTACTGCAACCCGCGCGGCAGCGCCGGATACGGCCGCGCGCACGGCCGCGCCATCCGCGGTGCGATGGGAACCATCGACTACACCGACATCATGGACTTCCTCGACGGCGCTCTCGCGGCCGACGAGCGGCTGGACGCGGGCCGGGTCGGTGTCATGGGCGGCTCCTACGGCGGGTACATGACGGCGTGGATCATCGCGCACGAGTCGCGCTTCGCCGGCGCGATCGTGGAGCGCGGGTTCTTGGACCCGGTGTCGTTCCAGGGCACGAGCGACATCGGCGCATTCTTCGGCGACGAGTATGTGGGGACGGATCCGGACGCGATGCGGGCGCAGAGCCCGATGGCCGTCGTGGACCGCGTGAGCACCCCGACCCTGGTCATCCACTCGGAGCTGGACTTCCGCTGCCCGCTCGAGCAGGCGACGCGCTACTACAGCGCGCTCAAGCGCCAGGGCACCGAGACGGAGATGCTCATCTTCCCCGGGGAGAACCACGAGCTCACGCGCGGCGGTCAGCCGCGTCACCGCGTCGAGCGGTTCACGGCCATCCTGGAATGGTGGCGCCGTCACCTGCCCGTGAGCGCCTGA
- a CDS encoding HdeD family acid-resistance protein, whose translation MSLDTSFERGAVTSIRTALGVSGALSLIVGILILVWPGRTAEVAVAIIAIWAVVAGLVYAALGIFSRVLGGWGRVGYIALGVLFVVAGVVALINLAAATVGFAAFLGVFIGILWIVEGVVSLSTLGDAASKGWTIFFAIVSILAGIVLVFTPAYVALLWLFLGIGLIVLGVIQIVRAFMFGRSRL comes from the coding sequence ATGTCCTTGGACACGTCCTTCGAGCGCGGCGCCGTGACCTCCATCCGCACCGCCCTCGGCGTCAGCGGCGCTTTGTCCCTCATCGTGGGCATCCTCATCCTCGTATGGCCCGGGCGGACGGCAGAGGTCGCCGTCGCCATCATCGCCATCTGGGCGGTCGTGGCAGGACTCGTATATGCCGCGCTCGGCATCTTCTCCCGGGTCCTGGGTGGATGGGGCCGCGTCGGCTACATCGCCCTCGGCGTGCTCTTCGTCGTCGCGGGCGTCGTGGCCCTGATCAACCTCGCCGCCGCGACGGTCGGGTTCGCCGCCTTCCTGGGGGTCTTCATCGGAATCCTGTGGATCGTGGAGGGTGTGGTGTCGCTCTCCACGCTGGGCGACGCGGCTTCGAAGGGCTGGACGATCTTCTTCGCGATCGTCAGCATCCTCGCCGGCATCGTGCTGGTCTTCACGCCCGCCTACGTGGCACTGCTGTGGCTGTTCCTGGGTATCGGACTCATCGTGCTCGGTGTCATCCAGATCGTGCGCGCCTTCATGTTCGGCCGCAGCCGGCTCTGA
- a CDS encoding GNAT family N-acetyltransferase has protein sequence MTIDIRTVTAGDRAGWCDLYEGYRTFYEIPSDPTAVRTAWDWVSAGEHGFIGLVAVDAGRIVGLANLRRFARPSTAGMGLYLDDLFTAPDARGSGVATALLERAGDIAAQEGANVVRWITAEDNATARRVYDKVASATPWVTYDMQPAAP, from the coding sequence ATGACGATCGACATACGAACCGTCACCGCCGGCGACCGGGCCGGATGGTGCGATCTCTACGAGGGCTACCGGACGTTCTACGAGATCCCATCGGACCCGACGGCGGTGCGGACGGCGTGGGACTGGGTGTCAGCCGGCGAGCACGGCTTCATCGGGCTCGTCGCCGTCGACGCCGGGCGGATCGTCGGGCTGGCCAATCTCCGCCGGTTCGCGCGCCCGTCCACGGCCGGCATGGGGCTGTATCTCGACGACCTCTTCACCGCCCCCGATGCCCGCGGTTCCGGCGTGGCCACCGCACTGCTGGAACGGGCGGGCGACATCGCGGCGCAGGAGGGCGCGAACGTCGTCCGGTGGATCACGGCGGAAGACAACGCCACCGCCCGCCGCGTCTACGACAAGGTGGCATCGGCGACACCGTGGGTCACCTACGACATGCAGCCGGCGGCGCCCTGA